Proteins encoded by one window of Superficieibacter sp. HKU1:
- the pldB gene encoding lysophospholipase L2: protein MFRQKRTWETRENAFAAFSMGPLTDFWRQREEAEFTGVDNVPVRFVRFHAPENDRVIVVCPGRIESYVKYAELAYDLFHMGFDVLIIDHRGQGRSGRLLSDTHRGHVVNFSDYVDDFAAFWEQEVQPGPWRKRYILAHSMGGTIATLFLQRTPGACDAIALCAPMFGIIIHLPDWMVRQILDWAEGHQRFRESYALGTGRWHALPFSVNVLTHSRARYRRNLRFYADEPKLRVGGPTHHWVREGILAGEQVLAGAGDDATPMLLLQAEEERVVDNRVHDRYCEIRAAAGHPCEGSKPLVIKGAYHEILFEKDAMRSVALNAIVDFFDRHN, encoded by the coding sequence ATGTTTCGGCAAAAAAGGACCTGGGAAACGAGAGAAAACGCGTTTGCGGCTTTTTCTATGGGGCCACTAACCGATTTCTGGCGTCAGCGGGAAGAGGCGGAGTTTACGGGCGTCGATAACGTTCCGGTCCGTTTTGTGCGTTTTCACGCGCCGGAAAACGATCGCGTCATCGTCGTCTGTCCGGGTCGCATTGAAAGCTATGTAAAATATGCCGAACTGGCGTATGACCTGTTCCATATGGGCTTTGATGTACTGATCATCGACCATCGTGGACAGGGACGCTCGGGACGTCTTTTGTCCGATACGCATCGTGGCCACGTGGTTAACTTTAGCGACTACGTGGATGATTTCGCCGCGTTCTGGGAACAGGAAGTGCAGCCGGGCCCGTGGCGTAAGCGCTATATACTGGCGCACTCAATGGGCGGCACGATCGCCACGTTGTTTTTACAGCGTACCCCCGGTGCCTGCGACGCCATCGCGCTCTGTGCGCCGATGTTCGGCATTATTATTCATTTACCGGACTGGATGGTGCGGCAGATCCTCGACTGGGCTGAGGGCCATCAGCGTTTTCGGGAGAGCTACGCGTTGGGCACGGGGCGCTGGCACGCGCTGCCGTTTAGCGTCAACGTCCTGACCCACAGCCGTGCGCGCTACCGTCGTAATCTGCGCTTTTATGCCGATGAACCAAAACTGCGCGTGGGCGGACCCACCCATCACTGGGTGCGGGAAGGTATTCTGGCCGGTGAGCAGGTGCTGGCAGGCGCAGGCGACGACGCCACGCCCATGTTGCTGCTTCAGGCGGAAGAGGAGCGCGTTGTCGATAACCGCGTCCACGACCGCTACTGTGAAATTCGCGCCGCGGCGGGTCATCCCTGCGAAGGGAGTAAGCCGCTCGTCATCAAAGGCGCCTATCATGAGATCCTTTTTGAAAAGGACGCCATGCGCTCAGTCGCGCTCAATGCCATCGTCGACTTTTTCGATCGACATAATTGA
- the rhtB gene encoding homoserine/homoserine lactone efflux protein — protein sequence MTFEWWFAYLLTSIILSLSPGSGAINTMTTSISHGYRGAAASIAGLQTGLGMHIVLVGVGLGTLFSRSLLAFEILKWAGAAYLIWLGIQQWRAAGALDLNTLAQTQSRGRLFKRAVFVNLTNPKSIVFLAALFPQFILPTQPQIAQYVILGVTTIVVDIIVMIGYATLAQRIAAWIKAPKQMKALNRVFGSLFMLVGALLASARHA from the coding sequence ATGACATTCGAGTGGTGGTTCGCTTATCTGCTGACATCCATTATCCTCAGCCTCTCGCCCGGCTCAGGCGCTATCAATACGATGACCACGTCTATTAGCCACGGCTATCGCGGCGCGGCTGCCTCCATTGCCGGTCTGCAAACCGGGCTGGGAATGCATATCGTGCTGGTCGGCGTGGGGCTGGGCACGTTATTTTCCCGCTCGCTGCTGGCGTTTGAAATCCTGAAATGGGCGGGCGCGGCCTATCTTATCTGGCTTGGCATTCAACAGTGGCGCGCCGCCGGGGCGCTGGATCTCAATACTCTGGCGCAAACGCAATCACGCGGACGGCTGTTTAAACGCGCGGTGTTCGTTAATCTGACCAACCCCAAGAGCATTGTTTTTCTCGCCGCGCTGTTTCCACAGTTTATCCTGCCCACGCAGCCGCAAATCGCGCAGTACGTCATCCTTGGCGTGACGACCATCGTGGTCGATATCATCGTGATGATCGGCTACGCCACGCTGGCGCAGCGAATTGCCGCCTGGATTAAAGCGCCGAAACAGATGAAAGCGTTAAACCGGGTATTTGGCTCGCTGTTTATGCTGGTGGGAGCACTGCTGGCGTCGGCAAGGCATGCCTGA
- the rhtC gene encoding threonine export protein RhtC, whose translation MLMLFLTVAFVHFIALMSPGPDFFFVSQTAVSRSRKEAMMGVLGITCGVMVWAGVALLGLHLILEKMAWLHNIIMVGGGLYLCWMGYQMLRGALKKEAADAPAPKVELAAGGRSFLKGLMTNLANPKAIIYFGSVFSLFVSDSVGTPERWGIFVLIAVETLAWFTLVASLFALPAMRRGYQRLAKWIDGFAGVLFAGFGIHLIISR comes from the coding sequence ATGTTGATGCTCTTTCTCACCGTGGCTTTTGTGCATTTTATTGCCCTGATGAGCCCTGGCCCGGATTTTTTCTTTGTTTCTCAGACTGCTGTTAGCCGTTCACGTAAAGAAGCCATGATGGGCGTGCTTGGTATTACCTGCGGCGTCATGGTCTGGGCAGGCGTTGCGCTGCTGGGTCTGCACCTGATCCTCGAAAAAATGGCCTGGCTGCACAATATTATTATGGTTGGTGGTGGCCTCTATCTGTGCTGGATGGGCTACCAGATGCTGCGCGGTGCGCTGAAAAAAGAGGCTGCCGACGCCCCTGCGCCGAAAGTCGAACTGGCGGCAGGCGGGCGCAGTTTTCTGAAGGGGTTAATGACCAACCTCGCCAATCCAAAAGCGATTATTTATTTTGGATCTGTTTTCTCACTGTTTGTCAGTGACAGCGTCGGAACGCCGGAGCGCTGGGGCATTTTTGTGCTGATTGCTGTTGAAACCCTGGCGTGGTTTACGCTGGTTGCCAGCTTGTTTGCGCTGCCAGCGATGCGTCGCGGCTATCAGCGTCTGGCGAAATGGATTGATGGTTTTGCGGGCGTGCTGTTTGCAGGCTTCGGTATCCACCTGATTATTTCACGCTGA
- the recQ gene encoding ATP-dependent DNA helicase RecQ, producing MAQAEVLNQESLAKQVLRETFGYQQFRPGQEDIIHTALEGRDCLVVMPTGGGKSLCYQIPALLLDGLTVVVSPLISLMKDQVDQLLANGVAAACLNSTQTREQQQQVMAGCRNGEIRLLYIAPERLMLDNFLDHLAHWNPVLLAVDEAHCISQWGHDFRPEYALLGHLRQRFPALPFMALTATADDTTRLDIVRLLGLNNPLIQISSFDRPNIRYMLMEKFKPLDQLLRYVQEQRGKCGIIYCNSRAKVEDTAARLQSRGFSAAAYHAGLENTVRAEVQEKFQRDDLQIVVATVAFGMGINKPNVRFVVHFDIPRNIESYYQETGRAGRDGLPAEAMLFYDPADMAWLRRCLEEKPAGQLQDIERHKLNAMGAFAEAQTCRRLVLLNYFGEGRQASCGNCDICLDPPKQYDGSNDAQIALSTIGRVNQRFGMGYVVEVIRGANNQRIREFGHDKLKVYGMGRDKSHEHWVSVIRQLIHLGMVTQNIAQHSALQLTDAARPILRGEPLMLAVPRVIALKPRVMQKAAVGNYDRKLFAKLRKLRKAIADESNIPPYVVFNDATLIEMAEQMPVSASEMLSVNGVGVRKLERFGKEFMALIRSHVDGDDDE from the coding sequence GTGGCGCAGGCGGAAGTATTGAATCAGGAGTCGCTGGCTAAACAGGTTTTGCGGGAAACCTTCGGCTATCAGCAGTTTCGCCCCGGCCAGGAAGATATTATTCATACGGCGCTGGAGGGACGCGACTGTCTGGTCGTGATGCCCACTGGCGGCGGTAAATCGTTGTGTTATCAAATACCTGCGCTGTTACTCGATGGTCTGACCGTGGTGGTTTCTCCGCTGATCTCGCTGATGAAAGACCAGGTCGATCAGCTACTGGCAAACGGCGTGGCGGCGGCCTGTCTGAACTCAACGCAGACGCGGGAACAGCAGCAGCAGGTCATGGCTGGCTGTCGCAACGGCGAAATCCGCCTACTCTATATCGCGCCAGAACGACTGATGCTGGACAACTTCCTCGATCATCTTGCGCACTGGAATCCGGTGCTGCTGGCGGTGGATGAAGCACACTGTATTTCTCAGTGGGGTCACGACTTCCGTCCGGAATACGCTCTGCTCGGTCATCTGCGCCAGCGTTTTCCTGCGCTGCCGTTTATGGCGCTGACCGCCACGGCGGACGATACCACCCGGCTGGATATCGTCAGGCTACTCGGGCTTAACAATCCGCTGATCCAGATCAGCAGCTTCGACCGTCCCAATATCCGCTATATGCTGATGGAAAAGTTTAAGCCTCTGGATCAGCTGCTGCGTTACGTGCAGGAGCAGCGCGGTAAATGCGGCATTATTTACTGTAACAGCCGCGCGAAAGTTGAAGACACCGCCGCGCGTCTGCAAAGCCGCGGCTTCAGCGCCGCTGCGTATCACGCCGGGCTGGAAAATACCGTGCGCGCTGAGGTACAGGAAAAATTCCAGCGTGACGATCTACAAATCGTCGTGGCGACGGTAGCGTTCGGCATGGGCATTAACAAGCCTAACGTGCGGTTCGTGGTGCATTTCGACATTCCACGCAATATCGAATCCTACTATCAGGAAACGGGGCGTGCCGGGCGTGACGGGTTACCTGCGGAAGCGATGCTGTTTTACGATCCGGCGGATATGGCCTGGCTGCGCCGCTGCCTGGAAGAGAAACCGGCCGGACAGCTTCAGGATATTGAGCGCCACAAGCTTAATGCGATGGGCGCTTTTGCTGAAGCGCAAACCTGCCGCCGCCTGGTGCTGCTCAACTATTTTGGCGAAGGGCGGCAGGCGTCCTGCGGCAACTGTGATATTTGTCTCGACCCGCCAAAACAGTACGACGGCTCTAATGACGCGCAAATCGCCCTGTCGACCATTGGTCGCGTCAACCAGCGCTTCGGGATGGGCTACGTGGTGGAGGTTATCCGTGGCGCAAACAACCAGCGTATTCGCGAATTTGGCCACGATAAACTGAAAGTTTATGGCATGGGGCGGGACAAAAGCCATGAGCACTGGGTGAGCGTGATCCGCCAGCTTATCCACCTCGGCATGGTGACGCAAAATATTGCCCAGCACTCCGCGCTCCAGTTGACGGATGCTGCGCGCCCCATCCTGCGCGGTGAGCCGTTAATGCTGGCTGTGCCACGCGTTATAGCCCTTAAGCCGCGCGTAATGCAAAAAGCCGCGGTCGGGAATTACGATCGCAAGCTGTTTGCCAAACTGCGCAAGCTGCGTAAAGCGATTGCTGACGAAAGCAATATTCCGCCGTACGTTGTCTTTAACGATGCCACGCTTATTGAAATGGCTGAACAGATGCCGGTTTCAGCCAGCGAGATGCTGAGCGTTAACGGCGTTGGCGTGCGTAAGCTGGAACGGTTTGGTAAAGAATTTATGGCGTTAATTCGCTCGCACGTGGATGGCGACGATGATGAGTAG
- the pldA gene encoding phospholipase A, translated as MAGLTALAALLPFLVCAQEATVKEVHDAPAVKGSIIANLLQEHDNPFTLYPYDSNYVLYTWTSDLNKEAINTYNWADNARKDEVKFQLSLAFPFWRGILGPNSVLGASYTQKSWWQLSNSGESSPFRETNYEPQLFLGFATDYRLGDWSLRDIEVGFNHDSNGRSDPTSRSWNRAYTRLMAQNGNWLVEVKPWYVLGSTDDNPDITKYMGYYQLKLGYQLGEAVLSAKGQYNWNTGYGGAELGVSYPVSKHVRLYTQVYSGYGESLIDYNFNQTRVGVGVMLNDLF; from the coding sequence TTGGCCGGGTTGACCGCGCTGGCGGCGCTATTGCCCTTTTTAGTCTGCGCGCAGGAGGCCACAGTTAAAGAGGTACACGATGCGCCGGCGGTAAAGGGCAGTATCATCGCTAACCTTCTGCAGGAACATGATAATCCGTTCACGCTGTATCCGTATGATTCAAACTATGTGCTTTATACCTGGACCAGCGATCTCAATAAAGAGGCGATCAACACCTACAACTGGGCGGACAATGCGCGTAAAGATGAAGTGAAATTCCAGCTTAGCCTCGCGTTTCCGTTCTGGCGTGGCATCCTTGGACCGAATTCGGTGCTGGGCGCTTCCTATACGCAAAAGTCATGGTGGCAGTTATCGAATAGCGGTGAATCGTCACCGTTCCGCGAGACGAACTATGAGCCTCAGCTTTTTCTCGGTTTTGCGACCGATTATCGTCTGGGGGACTGGTCACTACGCGATATCGAAGTAGGTTTCAACCATGACTCCAATGGTCGTTCCGATCCGACATCACGTAGCTGGAACCGCGCCTACACGCGTTTAATGGCGCAAAACGGCAACTGGCTGGTTGAAGTGAAACCGTGGTACGTGCTGGGCAGTACGGATGACAACCCGGATATCACCAAATATATGGGTTATTACCAGCTTAAGCTCGGTTATCAGTTGGGTGAGGCCGTTCTGAGCGCGAAAGGACAATATAACTGGAACACGGGCTACGGCGGCGCGGAGCTGGGGGTGAGTTATCCGGTGTCGAAGCATGTGCGTCTTTATACCCAGGTATATAGCGGTTATGGTGAGTCGCTTATTGATTATAACTTTAATCAAACCCGCGTTGGCGTGGGCGTGATGCTGAACGATCTGTTTTAA
- the yigI gene encoding acyl-CoA thioesterase YigI, which yields MSAVLTAEDTLRMVGEIFVYHMPFNRALGLELDRYEKAFAQLSFNNQPMMVGNWAQSILHGGVIASALDVAAGLVCVGSTLTRHDTISEEELRQRLSRMGTIDLRVDYLRPGRGNRFTATSSLLRAGNKVAVARVELHNEEQVYIASATATYMVG from the coding sequence ATGTCAGCCGTACTCACCGCCGAAGACACCCTCCGCATGGTAGGCGAAATTTTTGTCTACCACATGCCTTTTAACCGCGCGCTTGGACTGGAGCTGGACCGCTACGAGAAAGCGTTTGCCCAGTTGAGTTTTAATAACCAGCCGATGATGGTCGGTAACTGGGCGCAAAGCATTCTTCACGGCGGCGTGATCGCCTCGGCGCTGGACGTTGCCGCAGGACTGGTCTGCGTAGGCAGTACGCTCACCCGCCACGATACCATCAGCGAAGAGGAACTGCGGCAGCGTCTTTCAAGGATGGGCACCATCGATTTGCGCGTCGATTATCTGCGTCCGGGACGCGGCAACCGCTTCACGGCCACCAGCAGTTTGCTGCGTGCCGGGAATAAAGTCGCCGTGGCGCGCGTGGAATTACACAACGAAGAACAGGTTTACATCGCCAGCGCAACCGCCACTTATATGGTGGGTTGA
- the rarD gene encoding EamA family transporter RarD: protein MDAKQTRQGVLLALAAYFIWGIAPAYFKLIYYVPANEILTHRVIWSFFFMLALISISRQWTQVKKLLATPKKIFLLALSAVLIGGNWLLFIWAVNNHHMLEASLGYFINPLVNIVLGMIFLGERFRRMQWLAVILAACGVLVQLWTFGSLPLIALGLAFSFAFYGLVRKKIAVDAQTGMLVETLWLLPVAAIWLFGIADSATSHMGQNSWSLNLLLIAAGIVTTIPLLCFTGAATRLRLSTLGFFQYIGPTLMFLLAVVFYDEHPGADKMVTFAFIWVALAVFVMDAIYTQRRGRRG from the coding sequence ATGGATGCTAAACAAACGCGGCAGGGAGTGTTGCTCGCCCTTGCTGCCTATTTTATCTGGGGCATCGCTCCCGCCTACTTCAAGCTGATTTATTACGTTCCGGCCAATGAAATCCTGACTCACCGCGTGATCTGGTCCTTCTTTTTTATGCTGGCGCTGATCAGCATTAGCCGCCAGTGGACGCAGGTCAAAAAACTGCTGGCAACGCCGAAAAAAATCTTTCTGCTGGCGCTTTCCGCCGTGCTGATCGGCGGCAACTGGCTGCTGTTTATCTGGGCGGTGAATAATCATCACATGCTCGAAGCGAGCCTCGGCTACTTTATTAATCCGCTGGTGAATATCGTGCTGGGAATGATTTTTCTCGGCGAGCGTTTTCGCCGGATGCAGTGGCTGGCAGTGATCCTCGCCGCCTGCGGCGTACTGGTGCAGCTCTGGACCTTTGGTTCTCTGCCATTGATTGCCCTGGGACTGGCCTTCAGTTTCGCCTTTTACGGTCTGGTACGTAAAAAAATCGCCGTGGATGCACAGACTGGCATGCTGGTTGAAACACTGTGGCTGCTGCCGGTAGCGGCAATCTGGCTGTTTGGTATTGCCGACAGCGCGACCAGCCATATGGGGCAAAATTCGTGGTCGCTAAACCTGCTGCTGATCGCCGCAGGTATTGTCACCACTATTCCGCTGCTGTGCTTTACCGGCGCGGCAACCCGCCTGCGTCTCTCCACGCTGGGCTTTTTCCAGTATATCGGCCCAACGCTGATGTTTTTGCTGGCCGTGGTATTTTATGACGAGCATCCGGGCGCGGATAAGATGGTGACGTTCGCCTTTATCTGGGTCGCGCTGGCGGTGTTTGTGATGGATGCGATTTATACGCAGCGACGGGGGCGTCGTGGATAG
- the corA gene encoding magnesium/cobalt transporter CorA, with product MLSAFQLENNRLIRLEADEINHLASSVWVDLVEPDDEERHRVQMDLGQNLATRPELEDIEASARFFEDEDGLHIHSFFFFEDAEDHAGNSTVAFTIREGRLFTLRERELPAFRLYRMRARSQEMVDGNAYELLLDLFETKIEQLADEIENIYSDLEKLSRVIMEGHQGDEYDEALSTLAELEDIGWKVRLCLMDTQRALNFLVRKARLPGGQLEQAREILRDIESLLPHNESLFQKVNFLMQAAMGFINIEQNRIIKIFSVVSVVFLPPTLVASSYGMNFEFMPELKWSFGYPGAIIFMILAGLAPYLYFKRKNWL from the coding sequence ATGCTGAGCGCATTTCAACTGGAAAATAATCGTCTGATTCGTCTTGAAGCCGATGAAATCAATCACCTTGCCAGCTCGGTATGGGTCGATTTAGTCGAGCCGGATGATGAAGAACGACACCGTGTGCAAATGGATTTGGGCCAGAATCTGGCCACCCGCCCCGAACTGGAAGACATCGAGGCATCGGCGCGTTTTTTTGAAGACGAAGACGGCCTGCATATTCACTCCTTTTTCTTCTTCGAAGATGCGGAAGATCACGCCGGTAACTCCACCGTGGCATTCACCATCCGTGAAGGCCGCCTGTTTACCCTGCGTGAGCGTGAGCTGCCCGCGTTTCGTTTATACCGTATGCGCGCCCGCAGTCAGGAAATGGTGGATGGCAACGCTTACGAGCTGCTGCTGGATCTGTTTGAAACCAAAATCGAACAGCTGGCGGATGAAATCGAAAACATCTACAGCGATCTGGAAAAACTCAGCCGGGTGATTATGGAAGGCCATCAGGGTGACGAATACGATGAAGCGCTCTCCACGCTGGCAGAACTGGAAGATATCGGCTGGAAAGTCCGCCTGTGTCTGATGGATACCCAACGCGCGCTGAACTTCCTGGTGCGCAAAGCGCGTTTACCGGGCGGACAACTGGAGCAGGCGCGTGAGATCCTGCGCGATATCGAATCTCTGTTGCCGCACAACGAATCCCTGTTCCAGAAGGTGAACTTCCTGATGCAGGCGGCGATGGGCTTTATCAATATCGAGCAGAACCGCATCATCAAGATCTTCTCGGTGGTCTCCGTGGTCTTCCTGCCGCCAACGCTGGTAGCCTCCAGCTATGGGATGAACTTTGAGTTTATGCCCGAGCTGAAATGGAGCTTTGGCTATCCGGGAGCGATTATCTTTATGATCCTCGCAGGGCTGGCTCCGTATCTGTATTTTAAGCGCAAAAACTGGCTGTAG
- the ysgD gene encoding YsgD/CorL family protein, translated as MDTPSRYWLIILSSRINS; from the coding sequence TTGGACACACCCAGTAGATACTGGCTCATTATCCTGTCATCCAGGATCAACTCCTAA